A genomic region of Colletes latitarsis isolate SP2378_abdomen chromosome 7, iyColLati1, whole genome shotgun sequence contains the following coding sequences:
- the LOC143344051 gene encoding serine protease inhibitor — MKLLRVHYITISFFLVVYLETITGAILYRPNKAQIVTSCGENEVYSFCEADPSCEKACDNIDIWESGPCTRTKSCMDGCICEEGYVRDENRACVWENSCPRVRH; from the exons ATGAAGCTGTTACGCGTGCATTACATTACGATCAGTTTCTTTCTGGTTGTGTATCTAGAAACGATCACGGGAGCGATACTTTACA GACCCAATAAAGCGCAGATCGTAACCAGTTGCGGCGAAAACGAAGTTTACAGTTTCTGCGAGGCGGATCCGTCGTGCGAGAAGGCCTGCGATAACATCGATATCTGGGAGTCCGGACCTTGTACCCGGACAAAAAGCTGTATGGACGGTTGTATTTGCGAAGAGGGATACGTTCGCGACGAGAATCGTGCTTGCGTTTGGGAGAACAGTTGTCCTAGAGTCAGACACTGA